The sequence TTCAGATATAATAGCAGAAGTTTATGGTTCTATAATAGAGGCTGGAATACATAGAGCAAGTTCAATCAAAGTTGCAGAAGCAGCAAAAGTTATAGAAAATTCTCAAAGAGATATTAATATAGCCTTTATAAATGAATTAGCAATGATATTTGATAAAATAGGAATTGATACTTTGGAAGTTTTAGAAGCAGCAGGGACAAAATGGAACTTTTTGCCATATAGACCAGGATTGGTTGGAGGGCATTGTATAGGTGTGGATCCATATTATCTTGCAGATAAGGCAAATGAACTAGGTTATCATGCACAAGTAATATTAGCAGGAAGAAGGATAAATGATGGAATGGCGAAATTTGTAGTAGAGAAAACTATAAAAAAATTAATTAATGCTAATATAAGGGTAAAAGGTGCAGATGTTCTAATAATGGGATTGACTTTTAAAGAAAATTGTCCTGATTTAAGAAACTCAAAAGTAAATGATATTATATTGGAGTTAAAAGAATATGGAGTAAATGTTCATGTAGTTGATCCAATGGCAGAAAAAATAGAAGCTAAAAAAGAATACGGAATTGAACTAGAAAATCCTAAAGATATAAAAAATATGGATGCTATTATAGTAGCGGTTGGGCATAAAGAATACAGAGATATGAATGTGAAAGACTTACATAAATATTATAATAAAGTTTACAGTAAACCATTACTTATAGATGTAAAATCTATTTTTAATAAGGCAGAAGCTGAAAAAGAATATGACTATTGGAGGCTATAGAAATGAAAATACCATTACTAAATTTAAAAAGACAATATAGTTATTTAAAAAAAGATATTGAAAATGTTATTTCTGAAATTTTAGAGGGAGGAGCGTATATAAATGGACCTCAAACTAAGAAATTTGAAAAGAGAATGGAAGAATATTTAGGTGTAAAACATGCTATAGGAGTAGGGAATGGTACAGATGCACTAGTTATAGCTTTAGAGACACTTGGAATAGGTAAAGGAGATGAAGTTATTACAAGCCCTTTTACATTTTTTGCAACAGCTGAAGCTATATCAGTAGTTGGTGCTAAACCAGTTTTTGTAGATGTAAAATTAGAAGATTTTAATATTGATGAAACTAAAATAGAAAAAGCTATAACATCTAAAACAAAAGCTATTATACCTGTTCATATTTTTGGAACGCCTGCAAATATGGATAAAATAAATGAAATAGCAAAGAAAAATAATCTATATGTTATAGAAGATGCCTGTCAAGCAATTGGTGCAAGATATAAAAATAAAATGGTAGGAACACTTTCTGATATAGCTTGCTTTTCATTTTTTCCTACAAAAAATTTAGGAACTTATGGTGATGGAGGATTAATAACTACAAATAATGATAATTTTGCAACTATTTGTAGAGCATTAAAAGCTCATGGAAGTGGTGAAAATGGAGAAAAGGCATATAATTTCTTAAATAATATAAAGGAAGAAGTAAAAGTAGATAACCAAGTAGATGATACAGTTTATAATCCAAAAAAGTATTATAATTATTTGATAGGACATAATTCAAGACTAGATGAATTGCATGCAGGAATACTTAATGTAAAATTAAATTATTTAGATGAATGGAATAATAAAAGAAATGAAATAGCAAAATATTATGATAAAAAATTAGATGATAAAAAATATAAAAAAATGAAATTAAGTAAAGATGATTTTAATGTTTATCATATGTATATTATTCAAACTGAAAATAGAAATGAATTAAGTAAAAAATTAGATGAAGCAGAAATTGGTTATGGTGTATATTATCCAGTGCCTTTACATTTACAAAAAGTATATAAAAGTTTAGGATATAAAGAAGGGGATTTACCAAATGCAGAATATTTATCTAAGAGAACACTTGCAATCCCTGTTGATCCTGAATTAACTGAAGAAGAAAAAGAATATATTATAAATTTCTTAAATAATTTAGAATTATAGGAGAAAAAAATGAGATTATCAGAATTAGATTTTGGTAAATTAGAAAAAGAAGGAGAGTTTGATTGGTTAGGGCTAACAGCTGAGGACTATAAAGGAAAAAAAGTTTTAACTTTTCTTAATGATGAAAAATACTATAAAGAAATTGAGAATAATAAATCTATTACTTGTATAGTTACAACAGAAGAAGTTGCTAAAAAAATAGAAAAAGATAAATATGGCATTATACTAAGTAAAAACCCAAGAAAAGCCTTTTTTGAATTACATAATAAATTAGTGCAAGAAGATTTTTATTTTACTAAAAAAGAGAATAGGATTTCAGAAAAAGCAATAATTTCAGAAAAAGCAAATATTGGAAAATACAATATAATTATAGAGGATAATGTTATTATTGAAGCAGGAGTAACAATATATGAAAATGTTACTATAAAGAAAGATTCTATAATACGTTCTGGAACAACAATAGGTGGGAATGGATTTGAATTTTCAAGATTTGAAGATGAGGTACTATCAATAGCATTTGCTGGAGATGTTTTAATAGAAGAAAATGTTGAAATTCAAAATAATACATGTGTTGATAGAGGAGTGTTTGATAGAACTTATCTAGGAAAAAATGTAAAAGTCGATAATTTAGTGCATATAGCCCATGATGTAAAAATTGGAGATAATACTCTTGTTGTAGCATGTACTCTTATAGGTGGAAGAACAAAAATAGGTAAAAATTCATATTTAGGACCTAATTGTACCATTAAAAATGGATTAATTTTAGGAGAAAATTCAAAAGTTAGTATGGGGGCAGTAGTAACTAAGAATGTAAAAGATAATGAAGTAGTAACTGGTAATTTTGCTATTCCACATGAACAATTTATAAAAAATTTAAAAAAGATGTAGGAGAAAAAATGATTAATATTTTATTAATAAATCAGTATAGCTATCCCCCTGGAAGAAGTAATTGGAGAAGGCATTTTGATTTATTTAAAAATTTTTCAAAAGAAGATTATAATATTGATGTAATATGTGGGTCTTTTGTGCATGACAGAAAAGAAAAGATTTTAGATAAAGATGAGAAATATAGATTAATAGGTAGTGAAGGGATAAAATATCATGTTTTATCTGGAATTTCATATAAAAGTAAAATAGTAAGAATGTTATCAATGATTCAATTTTTTTTCAAAGTTTTATTTTTTTCAAAAAAAATAGAAAAAAAACCAGATATAGTATATGCTTCAAGTCCTCATCCTTTTAATGGATTAGCAGGAATGAGATTAGCTAAAAAATATAAATGTCCTTTTGTCTTAGAAATTAGAGATTTATGGCCAGAAACATGGGTAGCAATGGGAGCTACAACTAGAAAAAGTATTTTATATAAAGTATTTGCCTATATAGAAAAAGTTTTATATAAAAATGCAAATAAGATAATTACATTAACTGCAAATAAAGATTATTACACTTCAATAGGAATAGATGAAAAAAAAGTAGAAATAATATCAAATGGAGTAGATTTAGAAAAATATGATAGCCTAGTGGGTGAAAACAGCCCTATAAAACTTTCAGAAAATAAATTTAATATATTATATACTGGAGCACATGGAACGGCAAATTGTTTAGAAGTAATTTTAGAAGTAGCAAAGCAAATAGAAGAAAATGATGATATAATTTTTAATTTTATAGGTGAAGGGGAAAAAAAATCAGAACTTATTGAAAAAGTTAAAAAATACAATTTAAAAAATGTTATATTCTATCCTCCTATAAACAAGAATTATATTCCAAGTACTTTAAAAAAAGGTGATGTAATGATTGTTGTAGCAAAAAATACAACTTTATATAAATATGGAATTAGCTTTAATAAATTGTATGAGTATTTTGCATCATCTAAACCAATAATATTTTCAGGGAATGTTGCAAATGATATGGTAAAAGAAGCTAGTGCTGGGATTTCTGTAGAAGCAGAGAATATTGAAAAAATAAAAGAAGCTGTACTATCTCTATATAGAATGGCTAAAGAAGAAAGAGAAATTTTAGGGAAAAATGGAAGAAAGTATGTAGAAGAAAATTATGATACTAAAGTCTTATCTAAAAAAGTTGAAAAAATAATTTTAGATTTATTGGAGGACAAAAATGTATAAAGTTGCAATTATAGGTTGTGGAAGAATATCTCATAAAATAGCAGAAGGAATTGCTAAAAATAATGATAGAATGGAATTAGTTGCTTTATGCGATCCTATAAAAGAAAAGATGTTCGAAACAGAAAAAACATATAATAAAAAAATAAAAAAAGAAGATTCAATATTAAAATATAAAGACTATAAAGATATGTTAAAACAAAATAAAATTGATATTGCCATTATTTCAACTGAAAGTGGTTATCATGAAGAAATAGGTTTATATTGCTTAGAAAATGGAATTAATGTTATTATTGAGAAACCTCTGGCTATGTCAATAGAAGGAGCACAAAAATTAGTTGATACTGCAAAGAAAAATAATTTAAAGTTAGCAGCAAGTCATCAAAATAGATTTAATTATCCTGTTCAACTTTTGAAAAAAGCAATAAAAGAAAATAAATTAGGAAAAATATTTAATGGAATGGCAAGAATTTTATGGACTAGAGATGATAATTACTATCTTCAAGCACCATGGAGAGGAACTTGGGCTTTAGATGGTGGAACTTTAAT comes from Fusobacterium simiae and encodes:
- a CDS encoding Gfo/Idh/MocA family protein; this encodes MYKVAIIGCGRISHKIAEGIAKNNDRMELVALCDPIKEKMFETEKTYNKKIKKEDSILKYKDYKDMLKQNKIDIAIISTESGYHEEIGLYCLENGINVIIEKPLAMSIEGAQKLVDTAKKNNLKLAASHQNRFNYPVQLLKKAIKENKLGKIFNGMARILWTRDDNYYLQAPWRGTWALDGGTLMNQCIHNIDLINWMMDDEIEIVYSQTSNYIRNIEAEDYGVIIIRYKSGKIATIEGSAIIYPKNLEETLTVTGEKGTVVIGGMAVNKINTWRVEGDNEEEYLSIDCGDPNSVYGYGHEALYKDFLDALDENREPLVNGRAGLEAVKIILAAYKSQKTGLAIKFSDLKDFSTLDMKDINLKDN
- a CDS encoding UDP-3-O-(3-hydroxymyristoyl)glucosamine N-acyltransferase → MRLSELDFGKLEKEGEFDWLGLTAEDYKGKKVLTFLNDEKYYKEIENNKSITCIVTTEEVAKKIEKDKYGIILSKNPRKAFFELHNKLVQEDFYFTKKENRISEKAIISEKANIGKYNIIIEDNVIIEAGVTIYENVTIKKDSIIRSGTTIGGNGFEFSRFEDEVLSIAFAGDVLIEENVEIQNNTCVDRGVFDRTYLGKNVKVDNLVHIAHDVKIGDNTLVVACTLIGGRTKIGKNSYLGPNCTIKNGLILGENSKVSMGAVVTKNVKDNEVVTGNFAIPHEQFIKNLKKM
- a CDS encoding nucleotide sugar dehydrogenase, translating into MIKNIKICVVGLGYVGLPLAITFAENGYKVIGFDVNKSKVEKYLTGEDPTNEVGSERIQKCKNIDFTSDEKKISEANLIIVAVPTPVLENKSPDFRPLIGASTIVGRNMKKDSIVVYESTVYPGATEEVCLPILEKESGMKCRIDFKIGYSPERVNPADKVNTLTKIKKIISGIDKESSDIIAEVYGSIIEAGIHRASSIKVAEAAKVIENSQRDINIAFINELAMIFDKIGIDTLEVLEAAGTKWNFLPYRPGLVGGHCIGVDPYYLADKANELGYHAQVILAGRRINDGMAKFVVEKTIKKLINANIRVKGADVLIMGLTFKENCPDLRNSKVNDIILELKEYGVNVHVVDPMAEKIEAKKEYGIELENPKDIKNMDAIIVAVGHKEYRDMNVKDLHKYYNKVYSKPLLIDVKSIFNKAEAEKEYDYWRL
- a CDS encoding glycosyltransferase family 4 protein — translated: MINILLINQYSYPPGRSNWRRHFDLFKNFSKEDYNIDVICGSFVHDRKEKILDKDEKYRLIGSEGIKYHVLSGISYKSKIVRMLSMIQFFFKVLFFSKKIEKKPDIVYASSPHPFNGLAGMRLAKKYKCPFVLEIRDLWPETWVAMGATTRKSILYKVFAYIEKVLYKNANKIITLTANKDYYTSIGIDEKKVEIISNGVDLEKYDSLVGENSPIKLSENKFNILYTGAHGTANCLEVILEVAKQIEENDDIIFNFIGEGEKKSELIEKVKKYNLKNVIFYPPINKNYIPSTLKKGDVMIVVAKNTTLYKYGISFNKLYEYFASSKPIIFSGNVANDMVKEASAGISVEAENIEKIKEAVLSLYRMAKEEREILGKNGRKYVEENYDTKVLSKKVEKIILDLLEDKNV
- a CDS encoding DegT/DnrJ/EryC1/StrS family aminotransferase gives rise to the protein MKIPLLNLKRQYSYLKKDIENVISEILEGGAYINGPQTKKFEKRMEEYLGVKHAIGVGNGTDALVIALETLGIGKGDEVITSPFTFFATAEAISVVGAKPVFVDVKLEDFNIDETKIEKAITSKTKAIIPVHIFGTPANMDKINEIAKKNNLYVIEDACQAIGARYKNKMVGTLSDIACFSFFPTKNLGTYGDGGLITTNNDNFATICRALKAHGSGENGEKAYNFLNNIKEEVKVDNQVDDTVYNPKKYYNYLIGHNSRLDELHAGILNVKLNYLDEWNNKRNEIAKYYDKKLDDKKYKKMKLSKDDFNVYHMYIIQTENRNELSKKLDEAEIGYGVYYPVPLHLQKVYKSLGYKEGDLPNAEYLSKRTLAIPVDPELTEEEKEYIINFLNNLEL